One part of the Glycine max cultivar Williams 82 chromosome 14, Glycine_max_v4.0, whole genome shotgun sequence genome encodes these proteins:
- the LOC100788520 gene encoding uncharacterized protein isoform X7 codes for MTSHLKRSTLLGACAAGEYGMKTNAEISWEVCNGSAEYMQKIRLNPGLKKVLHTNNSSNMSVASVIRTVLPLPGPPLGNYAFPQEAYFEITILFSHIDDHELVVAKREGEKTKLLIEDGSNGASELDTVEEMKLGQKEGGEKSGSVMFSLGLTAGGGVPLTVPGSYPRSIGFNSNGSVFLEGMKLVMESEKAQWIGTDRVIGCGFDPRQKKVFFTLDSELVHVIHCQSEEFATPLCPTLAANIDIQVLVNFGQSAFKYAPANAQRTPNPCFIAPLVNSPGATLGYDDSKELFSMGRIDSQWLNRSANKGNHHNGNSTQVLDFDESEADLFEIVLDVSKHSAIAHRK; via the exons ATGACATCTCATTTAAAGAGATCAACCCTTTTAGGAGCATGTGCAGCTGGTGAATATGGAATGAAAACTAATGCTGAGATAAGCTGGGAAGTGTGCAATGGATCAGCTGAATATATGCAGAAGATTAGGCTCAATCCTGGGTTAAAAAAGGTTCTTCACACAAACAACTCTTCCAATATGAGTGTTGCTTCTGTCATTAGGACGGTTTTACCTCTTCCTGGCCCTCCTTTGGGGAACTATGCCTTCCCACAAGAGGCCTATTTTGAAATCACCATCTTGTTTTCTCATATCGATGATCATGAATTGGTTGTTGCGAAGAGAGAAGGGGAGAAGACAAAACTCCTCATTGAAGATGGTTCCAATGGAGCAAGTGAATTGGACACTGTTGAAGAAATGAAACTTGGCCAGAAAGAGGGTGGTGAAAAGAGTGGATCTGTGATGTTCTCATTGGGGTTAACAGCTGGAGGGGGTGTTCCTTTGACAGTTCCAGGTAGCTACCCTCGGAGCATTGGATTCAATTCCAATGGTTCTGTCTTTCTTGAAG GAATGAAACTTGTAATGGAGTCTGAGAAGGCACAATGGATAGGAACTGATAGGGTAATTGGTTGCGGGTTTGATCCAAGGCAGAAAAAGGTTTTCTTCACATTGGACTCAGAGTTGGTGCATGTCATCCACTGCCAGTCAGAGGAATTTGCCACTCCACTCTGTCCAACTTTGGCTGCAAATATAGACATTCAGGTTTTGGTTAATTTTGGACAAAGTGCATTCAAATATGCACCTGCAAATGCGCAAAGAACACCAAATCCATGCTTCATAGCCCCACTTGTGAATTCCCCTGGTGCTACCCTTGGCTATGATGACAGCAAGGAGCTCTTCTCCATGGGAAGGATTGATTCTCAGTGGCTTAATCGATCCGCAAACAAAGGAAATCACCACAATGGGAATAGTACTCAAGTCTTAGATTTTGATGAGTCTGAGGCTGATCTATTTGAAATAGTCTTGGATGTCTCAAAACACAGTGCCATAGCTCACAGAAAATGA